The proteins below are encoded in one region of Podarcis raffonei isolate rPodRaf1 chromosome 8, rPodRaf1.pri, whole genome shotgun sequence:
- the LUZP1 gene encoding leucine zipper protein 1, translated as MADYSAYKETSNRHLRFKLQSLGRRLDELEEATKNLQKAEDELLDLQDKVIQAEGSNSSMLADVEVLRKRVLKIEGKDEEIRKAEELCQLMKEKLEEEESLTRELKSEIERLQKRMAELEKLEEAFGRSKNDCTQLCLSLNEEKNLTKKISTELEVLRAKVKELEQSEDRLDKTEQSLVSELEKLKSLALTFVNEKKHFTEKEKQNEKIIQELTQKLEQNNKLNRADQTRNTSNLLERSSNSILDRNDLRIEVDLTTSALSSKETRRKGSLEYLKLVENETRNKSENQKNKNQEDNKVKDLNQEIEKLKTQIKHFESLEEELKTLRAKNNDLHDSYLSEQNKNKLLIGQLEEIKTQMEKQKELENGEAETEEINLPSRVKHDRPKHRAVTAESAVSKHKSRELSPQHRRERIRNREFSFNSESQGGKRVTSPNLNSRRAAKASSTSALLDTLATDAKRTEDKSTLGTHFSSQKDSGNPPAEVKKSREQPSVLSRYPPAAQEHKSWKASSKPKNESALRSKGEKTSQSPNDAHHCKSDELEEKPSKTETSISPSEKGIKTQVAEQPALSTETRISKTNRGASNGTALSYRNYVSTETLAAEPTTSKMETTLVSSRRQHLEESSPKAVNSQEREPPHEMVKPSPLAKSWLISRSQEDLLQSPSDPQKEEMDQTAASAANSNNGGLKPTSARARAINTNSHEKFSTNEETSKMATASAAADVGLKREPASREFASSKRGIRTSPFENDKSTSSEEELSRSSRASSATALTGTKSRRQFSPREALRSKAVIKPAIVEKDVKEIMGGTGPEASSEKQQPVFKTVSHKMTSSITIYPSEPVTQRTSASDAAKEQQHISASNIRVLPNELSLGTNATSTPYEIPINKSNITLKLPETEKNGDPAPRSRVETVVSKSSITIKPSEFGEKNSEPPMETINWKSHGASEANSPDTKHVTVRSAWRTRRGLQSSEDSATKAVENATPRNPYRSSTDPHKPEGTSARIYAIEQNSRRASAGINSWNALELDSRRTKSSLTASEMLGQRSCISDPATASPWSCTVLPEENKDFVPSSRRKPFGSSEQLARAETPRKRPDARLEATRQLSDSKAEERRRWTKGCSEDN; from the exons ATGGCGGACTATTCAGCTTACAAAGAGACGTCGAATCGTCACTTACGTTTCAAGCTCCAGAGTCTCGGCCGCCGTCTCGATGAATTAGAGGAAGCGACGAAAAACCTCCAGAAAGCTGAGGATGAGTTGCTGGACTTGCAGGACAAAGTTATCCAGGCAGAAGGCAGCAACTCGAGCATGCTGGCCGATGTGGAAGTTTTGCGCAAAAGAGTCTTGAAAATTGAAGGGAAGGATGAGGAGATCAGGAAAGCAGAAGAGCTTTGCCAGCTGATGAAGGAgaaactggaggaggaggaaagtctCACTCGGGAGCTGAAATCCGAAATCGAGCGGCTTCAGAAGCGAATGGCAGAGCTGGAGAAGCTGGAGGAAGCTTTTGGCAGAAGCAAGAATGACTGTACTCAGCTCTGCCTCAGCCTCAACGAGGAGAAAAACTTGACGAAGAAAATCTCGACGGAACTGGAAGTTCTTAGGGCTAAAGTAAAAGAACTTGAGCAATCTGAAGACAGGCTGGATAAAACTGAGCAGAGCTTAGTGAGTGAACTGGAAAAACTTAAGTCGCTAGCTCTCACGTTCGTTAACGAAAAGAAACACTTCACTGAGAAGGAGAAGCAGAATGAGAAAATAATACAAGAGCTGACACAAAAGCTTGAGCAAAATAATAAACTGAACCGGGCAGATCAAACGCGAAACACATCTAACCTGCTGGAAAGATCATCCAATAGTATTCTGGACAGAAATGACCTGAGGATTGAAGTTGACTTGACAACTTCGGCGCTGTCCTCGAAGGAAACGAGGAGAAAAGGGAGTTTGGAATACCTAAAGCTTGTGGAAAACGAAACTCGGAACAAATCAGAAAATCAGAAGAATAAGAATCAAGAAGACAACAAAGTGAAGGACCTCAACCAAGAAATTGAGAAGCTAAAGACTCAGATCAAACACTTTGAGTCTTTAGAAGAGGAGCTCAAAACCCTGAGAGCAAAGAATAATGACCTGCACGACAGCTACTTGAgcgagcaaaacaaaaacaagctccTCATAGGCCAGCTTGAAGAAATAAAAACGCAGATGGAGAAGCAGAAAGAGCTGGAGAACGGTGAGGCAGAAACAGAGGAAATTAACTTACCCAGCCGAGTGAAGCACGACAGGCCCAAACACAGAGCTGTCACAGCGGAGTCAGCTGTTTCTAAGCATAAGTCTCGGGAACTTTCTCCTCAGCACAGGCGGGAGAGAATACGCAACCGAGAATTCTCGTTTAATAGTGAGAGCCAAGGCGGCAAGAGGGTCACAAGCCCTAACCTGAATAGCAGGAGAGCAGCCAAAGCATCGAGCACATCAGCATTATTGGACACCTTAGCAACTGATGCTAAACGGACAGAAGACAAATCCACACTGGGCACGCACTTTTCCTCGCAGAAAGACAGTGGAAACCCACCAGCTGAAGTGAAGAAATCTAGAGAGCAGCCATCTGTGCTTAGTCGTTACCCGCCTGCAGCACAGGAGCACAAGTCTTGGAAAGCCTCTTCGAAACCCAAGAACGAGAGTGCGTTGAggagcaaaggggaaaaaacctcccAATCACCAAACGACGCTCATCACTGTAAGTCTGACGAACTTGAAGAGAAGCCCAGCAAAACGGAAACCTCCATATCGCCTTCTGAAAAGGGAATTAAGACGCAGGTTGCAGAACAACCTGCTCTTTCGACAGAGACTCGCATCTCAAAAACTAACCGTGGGGCCTCCAATGGAACTGCTTTGTCCTATAGGAATTATGTCTCTACGGAGACGTTAGCTGCTGAACCTACCACCTCAAAGATGGAAACCACTTTGGTCTCATCTCGTAGGCAGCACTTGGAAGAAAGCTCTCCAAAGGCAGTAAACTCCCAGGAAAGAGAACCTCCGCACGAAATGGTAAAGCCCTCACCTTTAGCAAAGTCTTGGCTCATTTCAAGAAGTCAGGAAGATCTCTTGCAGAGTCCCTCAGATCCTCAGAAGGAAGAAATGGATCAGACCGCTGCCTCAGCCGCAAACTCTAACAACGGGGGCCTAAAACCCACTTCTGCAAGGGCCAGAGCTATCAACACCAACAGCCATGAAAAATTCAGCACCAATGAAGAGACAAGTAAAATGGcaactgcttctgctgctgctgacgtAGGGCTGAAAAGGGAACCTGCATCTAGAGAGTTCGCAAGCTCCAAGAGGGGTATTCGAACATCTCCTTTTGAAAACGATAAAAGTACTAGCAGCGAGGAAGAACTCAGCAGGTCCTCCAGGGCTTCTTCAGCCACTGCCCTTACAGGGACGAAATCGAGAAGGCAGTTCAGTCCCAGAGAAGCACTGAGGTCTAAAGCCGTCATCAAGCCTGCGATTGTGGAAAAGGACGTGAAGGAGATCATGGGTGGCACAGGGCCAGAAGCCAGCTCTGAAAAGCAGCAGCCTGTCTTCAAAACGGTGTCACACAAAATGACGAGCAGCATCACCATTTACCCATCTGAGCCTGTGACTCAAAGGACCAGCGCAAGCGATGCCGCAAAAGAGCAGCAGCACATATCCGCCAGCAACATCCGAGTGCTTCCGAACGAGCTTTCGCTGGGGACAAACGCGACCAGCACACCTTACGAGATACCGATTAACAAGAGCAATATAACCCTGAAGTTACCCGAGACTGAGAAGAACGGGGACCCTGCTCCTAGGAGCAGGGTGGAAACGGTCGTCTCAAAAAGCAGCATCACGATAAAACCGTCTGAATTTGGCGAGAAGAACAGCGAACCGCCCATGGAGACAATCAACTGGAAGAGCCACGGTGCTTCAGAGGCCAACTCGCCCGACACCAAACACGTCACGGTGAGAAGCGCGTGGCGAACGCGGCGGGGCTTGCAATCGTCGGAGGACTCTGCGACGAAGGCGGTTGAAAATGCAACCCCTCGAAATCCATATAGGTCATCTACGGACCCCCACAAACCAGAAGGGACTAGTGCACGCATATATGCAATTGAGCAGAATTCCAGAAGGGCCAGCGCTGGTATAAACTCTTGGAATGCTCTGGAATTAGACTCTAGAAGGACCAAAAGTAGCTTAACTGCATCCGAGATGCTCGGCCAGCGGAGCTGCATTAGTGATCCTGCGACTGCTTCCCCTTGGAGCTGCACAGTATTACCG GAGGAAAACAAAGATTTTGTTCCCAGTTCCAGAAGAAAACCGTTTGGCTCCTCTGAGCAGCTTGCCCGGGCTGAGACACCGAGGAAGAGGCCAGACGCCAGGCTGGAGGCGACACGCCAGCTGTCGGACAGCAAGGCTGAGGAGCGGAGGCGTTGGACCAAAGGCTGCTCAGAAGACAACTGA